Genomic segment of Mastomys coucha isolate ucsf_1 unplaced genomic scaffold, UCSF_Mcou_1 pScaffold5, whole genome shotgun sequence:
TGACACCTACCCCTAGCCCCTGCCTGGTTTGCCACCCACACCTGGCAGGGCATCCAGTCCATTTCCGTTCCCATAtcctggagagagaagagagtggggTGAGATAGGGCCCTCGAGAGAAGGCAATCTCCAAGGCAGGCAGGGGACTTTCCTCTCCCCAGACTCCTCGGTGCCCAGCTAGGAGGCTTCATTCCCCATCCAGGTCTACGAAGGAAGACACAGACCCCAAGCCTCAGGATAGACCACACCCATCTGTCCACCACTCAATCCAGACCTTTGTGGTCCCAGCTCCAGACCTCTAAGAGGCCTGTCTTTGTCTTAGGGTCTTCACCTGGCTGGGATCCTGTTCTAGGAAAGACCCCCAGCTGTCAGCCCATTGTGTTAAAGAGAGATGGGAGTGgaggtgtggtgtggtgtttATGGATGCGGGACTGCACGGTCAGTGTACTGcgctggttggtttttgtcaacttgatacaagccaaGAGCTTCTGGGAAGAGGGCCCctgaactgagaaaatgcctgcatCAAATTGGCTCgtgggccattttcttgataGGAGATTGGTGTTGaagggtccagctcactgtggacaGTGCTGTGGTCCTgtgtataagaaagtaagctagGGAGGCCAGGAGgagcgagccagtaagcagcactcctccatgggctctgcttcagtgcctgcccCTGTCTTACCCTGTCTTCCCTTTGTGAAAGACAGTAATCAGGACATTTAAGGCTAAATAAAGCCttctctccccaagttgctttggtcatggtgttttatcacagtaatagaaacccaaactaagacagagacagacccaAAGTAGACAAGACTTACCTGCCTTCTGGGGTTTCCTGCCCTCTCCAAAACCTGTAGGAGACATGCACTGGTGACCCCTTGCTTgctcatccccaccccaccctcatacacatataaaagtcTTCCAGTCGCCCTggcccctgcctctccctcctccaatTCCATACTAGTCTGTCAGGCCTATGTGAAGGGGAAAGTAGGATTTGGGGCTCAgcggaggggaaggggaaggtctCTTTGTACAAAACAAGGAACCTAGAATTCTGGAGGCCTGCTCTCAGCAGCCCCTTTCTGCGGCCTGGAAGGGGAGCACAGGACCAGATGTGGGTCCCTCAGGTCCCTGTCTCACCAGTCCCATTAGCAAACCCTGGGGAACAACAGGGGAGCCAGCACTAAACTTGGGAGAGGACAGAGTCATTGGCAGAAGTGATCTCACCTGCCTTCGGGGGCTCTGCTTGCGCtccaaagcaagagagagaaatggggaacAGGTAAAGACTCAGGAAAGTCTCCTTCAGAACCTTAGCACCCTGGCTCTGACCTCTCCCAGTTTCCTGGTGCCCTCACCTGGCTGGGCTCCAGCTCCTGGGAAGGCCCCAGCTCCTATTCCATTCCCATTGCTGAACCCTGGGAGACAGCAGAAAGGAGTAAGCGAGGCCAGGCTGTGCGGGGTGAGTGTGCTGCCCAGGGACACTGGCACAGGGCAGGCCTCACCTGGCTTTGGAGGTTTCATGCCCTCTGTGGTACCTGAGAAAGACATAGAGACAGGTGAGGAAGTAAGAGCTCTCCAGAACCCCAACCTTAGCAcataccccaactccttccatccctctgtACCTGGCCCATGGCCATTCTGAGCTTGAGGCCCTGTGGGAATGAGAAGGATTAACAAGGGACAAAAGACAAAAGTTGAGTCCCAACTTTATGGC
This window contains:
- the LOC116077453 gene encoding fibroin heavy chain-like, with translation MKPPKPGFSNGNGIGAGAFPGAGAQPGFGEGRKPQKAGYGNGNGLDALPAHAAQNSYGQGYGLDSKVHKPGLWNDHGLGIQLGLQGQAQRSL